From the genome of Nocardia sp. NBC_01503, one region includes:
- a CDS encoding IS256 family transposase has translation MTDIQPIDPTAVLSEQPDLLRGLLSTFIQSLMSAEADALCGADYGQRSDERVNQRNGYRHRDFDTRLGTVDVAIPKLRSGNYFPDWLLERRKRAERALTSVVATCYLLGVSTRRMEKLVESLGVTTLSKSQVSIMARDLDAQVEAFRTRPLDAGPYTFVAADALVLKVRENGRVVNVHALVATGVNADGHREILGLQVVSGENKAGWLAFFRDLVARGLSGVALVTSDAHTGLVAAIGATLPGASWQRCRTHYTVNLMSVCPKSSWPWVRTLLHSVFDQADTESVAAQYDRMLDALAGKLPKVADHLDGARADLLSFTAFPKQIWRQIWSNNPQERLNKEIRRRTDVVGIFPDRGSIIRLVGAVLAEQHDEWIEAKRYLGLEVLARSRGLAPTDEQEEPAPTELTA, from the coding sequence ATGACCGATATCCAGCCTATCGACCCGACCGCCGTACTGTCCGAGCAACCGGACCTGCTGCGCGGGTTGTTGTCCACGTTCATCCAGTCCTTGATGAGTGCCGAGGCCGACGCGCTCTGCGGCGCCGACTACGGGCAACGCAGCGACGAGCGCGTCAACCAGCGCAACGGCTACCGCCACCGCGACTTCGACACCCGCCTGGGCACCGTCGATGTCGCGATCCCGAAACTGCGCTCGGGCAACTACTTTCCCGACTGGCTCCTCGAGCGCCGCAAACGCGCAGAGCGTGCCCTCACCAGCGTGGTCGCCACCTGCTACCTACTCGGCGTGTCCACGCGCCGGATGGAGAAGCTCGTCGAATCCCTCGGGGTCACAACACTTTCCAAGTCACAGGTCTCGATCATGGCCCGTGATCTGGACGCCCAGGTCGAAGCATTCCGCACCCGCCCCCTCGATGCCGGTCCCTACACGTTCGTCGCCGCGGACGCCCTGGTACTCAAAGTGCGTGAGAACGGGCGGGTGGTCAACGTTCACGCCCTGGTCGCGACCGGCGTCAATGCCGACGGGCACCGCGAAATCCTGGGGCTGCAGGTGGTTTCCGGGGAAAACAAGGCCGGCTGGCTGGCGTTCTTCCGTGACCTGGTCGCGCGCGGGCTGAGCGGGGTTGCCTTGGTGACCTCCGATGCCCATACCGGCCTCGTGGCCGCGATCGGGGCGACCCTGCCCGGCGCGTCCTGGCAGCGTTGCCGCACCCACTACACGGTCAATCTCATGTCGGTTTGCCCGAAATCGTCGTGGCCGTGGGTTCGCACGTTGTTGCACTCGGTATTCGATCAGGCCGACACCGAATCGGTTGCCGCCCAGTATGATCGGATGCTCGACGCGCTCGCCGGCAAGCTCCCGAAAGTCGCCGATCACCTCGATGGGGCCCGCGCGGATCTGCTGTCGTTCACCGCGTTTCCCAAACAGATCTGGCGCCAGATCTGGTCCAACAATCCCCAAGAACGGTTGAACAAGGAGATCCGCCGCCGCACCGACGTGGTCGGCATCTTCCCGGACCGCGGCTCGATCATCCGCCTGGTCGGGGCGGTCCTGGCCGAGCAACACGACGAATGGATCGAAGCCAAACGCTACCTCGGCCTCGAGGTGCTCGCCCGCTCACGCGGGCTGGCACCCACCGACGAACAGGAGGAACCAGCACCCACCGAACTCACCGCCTGA